One genomic segment of Nothobranchius furzeri strain GRZ-AD chromosome 10, NfurGRZ-RIMD1, whole genome shotgun sequence includes these proteins:
- the LOC107386588 gene encoding uncharacterized protein → MMRSQILFVLSFILWSAAQETSPVTTTSSVSSMSAVTMTTNETTTTKQATTNKNTPVWTTPQPSLLWSFLNMECTNFVCGGLIIACIFFLVTTLVLACKVCQLSRRIRMLIRNDVELVNSSKYWVEKSKSDRIKSKDESNETASLLADQTNQDAVTGATMKNGSKVDEDGQKTEENEEGGASESDKASTEDAAESSSFPNPPDEILYPDAAAAGASSSSEGVMEEPNNQPQRSE, encoded by the coding sequence ATGATGAGGAGCCAGATTCTGTTTGTTTTATCGTTCATCCTATGGTCAGCTGCTCAGGAGACCTCACCTGTGACCACCACCAGTTCTGTCAGCAGCATGTCTGCCGTAACCATGACGACTAATGAAACTACAACAACCAAACAAGCCACCACTAACAAGAATACCCCAGTATGGACCACACCACAGCCCAGCCTGCTTTGGTCATTCCTAAACATGGAATGTACTAATTTTGTGTGTGGTGGACTGATCATAGCCTGTATCTTTTTCCTGGTGACCACGCTAGTGCTGGCGTGTAAAGTGTGTCAGCTGAGCAGACGCATCAGGATGCTAATCCGCAATGACGTGGAGCTGGTCAACTCCTCCAAGTACTGGGTGGAAAAGTCCAAAAGTGACAGAATAAAGTCCAAGGATGAATCAAATGAGACCGCTTCGCTGTTGGCTGACCAGACAAATCAAGACGCTGTTACTGGAGCCACCATGAAGAATGGATCAAAGGTGGACGAGGATGGTCAAAAAACTGAGGAGAATGAGGAGGGAGGTGCTTCTGAAAGTGACAAGGCTTCTACAGAAGATGCTGCAGAGAGTTCCTCCTTCCCAAATCCTCCAGATGAAATCCTTTATCCTGACGCCGCAGCAGCTggggcctcctcctcctctgagggGGTCATGGAGGAACCAAATAACCAGCCTCAAAGATCAGAATAA